The Coregonus clupeaformis isolate EN_2021a chromosome 18, ASM2061545v1, whole genome shotgun sequence genome has a segment encoding these proteins:
- the LOC121581877 gene encoding prostaglandin E2 receptor EP4 subtype, which yields MSNNTVTGRTMIPTIPSIMFIFGVVGNLIAIVVLCKSRKEQKETTFYTLVCGLAVTDLLGTLLASPVTIATYVKGSWPGGEPLCQYFGFIMLFFSLAGLSIICAMSVERYLAINHAYFYNDYVDQRLAGLTLLAIYISNVLFCSLPSVGLGQVKKQYPQTWCFIEWRSNVSTDAAFSYMYAGFSSILILATVICNVLVCGALIRMHQRFVRKMSLWIDPGRNTDPRRRRSFGHLAGAEIQMVIVLICTSAVVLICSIPLVVQVFLNQIYKTPVELRLEKNPDLRAIRFASFNPILDPWIYILLRKAVLLKLIEQIKCLFCKIGARRQQRQGAHNCHYMDEHQLHSIISSQESPSMVSRELKEVSSTSQAVLYLPDGSCHHTGEQVGFRTSLVQDPQSSYSSEQSRTEDGRREVTNLTRDHSGMGGKTTQSCVKDQALHVLLSNETVQEKCI from the exons ATGAGTAACAACACTGTGACTGGGAGGACCATGATCCCCACTATACCGTCCATCATGTTTATTTTCGGTGTGGTGGGAAATCTCATTGCCATCGTGGTGCTCTGCAAGTCCAGGAAAGAACAGAAGGAGACCACGTTCTACACGCTGGTATGCGGTCTGGCGGTTACAGACCTTTTGGGGACACTCCTGGCCAGTCCTGTCACCATCGCGACCTATGTGAAAGGCTCGTGGCCAGGCGGGGAACCACTGTGCCAGTATTTTGGATTCATCATGCTTTTCTTCTCTCTAGCGGGGCTCAGCATTATATGCGCCATGTCGGTGGAGAGATACTTGGCGATAAACCACGCGTATTTCTACAACGACTATGTGGATCAGAGACTGGCGGGCTTGACGCTTCTGGCTATCTACATCTCCAACGTGCTTTTCTGCTCTCTGCCTAGCGTGGGTCTGGGACAAGTCAAAAAGCAGTACCCACAAACCTGGTGCTTCATAGAGTGGCGGAGCAACGTCAGTACGGATGCCGCCTTTTCATATATGTACGCGGGATTCAGTTCGATTCTAATTCTAGCCACGGTGATCTGTAACGTTCTGGTATGCGGTGCTCTGATCCGGATGCACCAGCGGTTTGTTCGGAAGATGTCGTTGTGGATAGACCCGGGACGAAACACAGACCCGAGAAGGAGACGCAGCTTCGGGCATCTGGCCGGCGCAGAGATCCAGATGGTGATTGTACTCATCTGCACCTCAGCGGTGGTGCTTATATGCTCCATTCCACTTGTT GTGCAGGTGTTTCTGAACCAGATTTATAAGACTCCGGTGGAGCTGAGACTGGAGAAGAACCCAGATCTACGGGCGATCCGCTTCGCCTCCTTCAACCCCATCCTGGACCCCTGGATCTACATCCTCCTCCGCAAGGCCGTGCTCCTCAAGCTCATTGAGCAGATCAAGTGTCTGTTCTGTAAGATAGGAGCACGGAGGCAGCAGAGACAGGGAGCACACAATTGCCACTACATGGATGAACACCAGCTCCACTCAATCATCTCTTCACAAGAGTCACCCTCAATGGTGTCCCGCGAGCTGAAGGAGGTGTCCAGCACCTCTCAGGCCGTCCTCTACCTGCCTGATGGAAGCTGTCATCACACAGGAGAGCAGGTTGGGTTCCGCACTTCCTTAGTCCAAGACCCCCAAAGTTCTTATTCGTCAGAACAGAGCCGTacagaggatgggaggagagaggtgacaaACCTAACCAGGGACCACTCTGGTATGGGAGGAAAGACCACTCAGTCATGTGTGAAAGACCAGGCTCTTCATGTGTTGCTAAGCAATGAGACGGTACAGGAGAAATGCATATAA